In the genome of Megalops cyprinoides isolate fMegCyp1 chromosome 7, fMegCyp1.pri, whole genome shotgun sequence, one region contains:
- the LOC118781182 gene encoding stathmin-3-like isoform X1 — MASTVSAYKEKMKEMSVLSLICSCFTAQPHPNSIYQYGADMEVKPINKRLSGQSFEVILKAPADLSPDRPQPLASPPKKKDMSLDELQKRLEAAEDRRKSQEAQVLRQLAEKREHEREVLHKALEENNNFSKMAEEKLNHKMEVNKENREAHLNALKLRLREKERHAAEVRRNKELQVGLSG; from the exons CCTACAAGGAGAAAATGAAGGAGATGTCTGTGTTGTCTCTGATCTGCTCCTGCTTCACCGCACAGCCGCACCCCAACAGCATCTACCAATATGGAG CAGACATGGAGGTGAAGCCCATTAACAAGCGGCTCTCGGGTCAGTCCTTCGAGGTGATCCTGAAGGCGCCGGCGGACCTGTCCCCCGACCGTCCCCAGCCCCTGGCGTCCCCGCCCAAGAAGAAGGACATGTCGCTTGACGAGCTCCAGAAGCGGCTGGAAGCGGCCGAGGACAGGAGGAAG TCCCAGGAGGCCCAGGTTCTGAGGCAGCTGGCGGAGAAGAGGGAGCACGAGCGGGAGGTGCTGCACAAGGCCCTGGAGGAGAACAACAACTTCAGCAAGATGGCTGAGGAGAAGCTCAACCACAAGATGGAGGTCAACAAGGAGAACCGCGAGGCCCACCTGAACGCCCTGAAGCTGCGGCTCCGCGAAAAG GAGAGGCACGCTGCCGAGGTCCGCCGAAACAAGGAGCTGCAAGTGGGGCTTTCCGGCTGA
- the LOC118781182 gene encoding stathmin-3-like isoform X2, with protein sequence MASTVSAYKEKMKEMSVLSLICSCFTAQPHPNSIYQYGDMEVKPINKRLSGQSFEVILKAPADLSPDRPQPLASPPKKKDMSLDELQKRLEAAEDRRKSQEAQVLRQLAEKREHEREVLHKALEENNNFSKMAEEKLNHKMEVNKENREAHLNALKLRLREKERHAAEVRRNKELQVGLSG encoded by the exons CCTACAAGGAGAAAATGAAGGAGATGTCTGTGTTGTCTCTGATCTGCTCCTGCTTCACCGCACAGCCGCACCCCAACAGCATCTACCAATATGGAG ACATGGAGGTGAAGCCCATTAACAAGCGGCTCTCGGGTCAGTCCTTCGAGGTGATCCTGAAGGCGCCGGCGGACCTGTCCCCCGACCGTCCCCAGCCCCTGGCGTCCCCGCCCAAGAAGAAGGACATGTCGCTTGACGAGCTCCAGAAGCGGCTGGAAGCGGCCGAGGACAGGAGGAAG TCCCAGGAGGCCCAGGTTCTGAGGCAGCTGGCGGAGAAGAGGGAGCACGAGCGGGAGGTGCTGCACAAGGCCCTGGAGGAGAACAACAACTTCAGCAAGATGGCTGAGGAGAAGCTCAACCACAAGATGGAGGTCAACAAGGAGAACCGCGAGGCCCACCTGAACGCCCTGAAGCTGCGGCTCCGCGAAAAG GAGAGGCACGCTGCCGAGGTCCGCCGAAACAAGGAGCTGCAAGTGGGGCTTTCCGGCTGA